ATTTTATTATGCGGTTACTTGAAACAGACCTGGATCAAACCCAACATCATTTTTGACAGCACTCGCATTAAACAATTGAAAATCAGTCGGACGTTTACCGAAACGTTTGATGTCGAAACGGTAAAAGGTTATTTTCCACACGAATTTAATGTTAGCGAAAATTGGGATTATGTTGGTGTGATACcgataaaaaatattttctgcaaGAAGACGTTGAAACTAGCGATATCATCGCGTGGTACGAAAGACAACGCTCTAAAGGTGCCGTGTGGAATtgtcaaaaaaatgtttaaaaagatTGTGCGGCAGATGTGTCATTACTTCGTCAAGGTTTCGAAAAATTTCGGCAGGAGGTAAAAAATCTTACGTTTCGAGAGGACCTGGAAGATTCGACTAATCCTTTTCCCGGTGTCAGAGTGGGTGTCAAGAATTGCACTACAGGAGGCCTGGCTAATCTGATCTTTCAATATGTTCACCTTAAACCGTACACGGTGGGTATTACTCGCAAACAGGGTTATCCGGAAGAAGCGCAGTTGGAGATGGCAAGAGAATATTTAGCTTATAGGAATATTTTGACGGTAGACTTCGAACTTCGTCGTCGACGGAGGGAGAATAGAAGATTACCATCGAAAGAGAGGTCGAATTGCCTTTGATAGGTGGTTCGAATGATTTCCACACGGTCGGTAGTCGTAAGAGAAAGAAGTGTCAGAGAGTATTCGACACGAAAAGTAATAAATTTAAAGTGGATGGTTATTACGAAGGTGGTGCCAACGAACCGCCTACCACGATCGAATTTAACGGTTGTCTTTGGCACGGTTGCGACGAATGTTACTCACCCGATACACATTCGCCTTTCAGTGACAACAACGTGCGTGACTTgtatttacaacaaaaacaaaaagaatatcTTTTGAGTAAAAGTGGGTGTATTGTCGAGTCTATTTGGGAGTGTGAATGGAAGAGAGTGAGAAAAGAGGATGATATCAAGCGTGTTCCGGATGAATTGCGCACCCAAGGTGTTATCGTTACCAGTGGTGACGACAACGAGATTGGGTGTGGTAGTTCTGGAATCGTACCCAGGGATGCTCTTTACGATGGTAGAACGGAGAATACCAGTATCTATCAGAGTGTGAAGAAAACACGTTTTGGTAGTCGCATACGTTATTATGACATAAGGAGTTTATATCCCGATGTGATGCAAAATGGAGAATATCCTGTCGGTTTTCCAGAAGTGAAACGAAGAGATTTTGATTATTCCAAGAATGCTTACTTCGGGTTGATGAAAGTCAAAATGATACTACCAAAGAAACTATTTCACCCGGTGTTGCCTTAtcgagtgaaaagaaaaaatgaaacaaaataattatttccgtTGTGTCGAATGTGTGCagaacaaaataattacttCTTGAATAGCTGTAGACACGAACGTGGTTGGGTCGGGACCTACACGACAGTGGAAGTGTACGAGGCAATGCGCTCGGGTTATCAGTTGGATAGAAGGTCTACGAAGTTTGGCATTGGCGTGAATCTAGTACGATTCCCTTTAAGAGTTACGTGGACATGTTTTTTGCATAAAAGAAGACGTTCGTGGTTGGCCACGACCCGATATGATGGAACGCCAAAAAGACGATTACATTGACGCATTCGAGTGGGAAAACGGTGTTTGTCTGCGTAAAGATCACATCGAAGACAATACCACGCTTCGTAAGATAGCAAAACTGATTTTAAATTCTTTGTGGGGTGGTTTCATGAAGAATCCGCATAAGAAAAAGGTGAAAGATATGTTGACGAATCAGAATGAATTTGCAATCTggataaataaagattgttttgtcgagaaaaattttaaagttttgtcaAAACGAGTTTTATTGAAGAAAAACAATCGTATTTTGTATATGGATACCGATTCCATAATTTTTATGGATTATCCAGACGACGAATTGTACGTGGAATCTATAGAGACTCGTAACGTTTTGGGTTGTTGGGTGGGTGAAATCAAACCCAAGAAACATCCTGAAACGGGGCATTTACACGAGCGTTACTTTAGTGCTTTTACTAGCGGTGGACCTAAGAATTACGGTTTAGAAATTTGTTGGTGTAACGAAGACAGCATCAAAAATATGAAGAACGTGTGAAAGAGAGTGGGAAGTGTGTAATACGAGGTTTTAAAAAGACGGAGGCGATGTTACTTTTGACGCAATGAAAAATATCGCATTCGATTCGAAGAAATATGCATGCATGAGTGATTTACAACGTATCGAGTGGGCTAGGAAACGAGGTATCGATATCACACCCACCACGTCTGGCATGGTCACCTTGAACCCTATTAAAGCGAAACGATTTACCATTTTAAAAGGTAATGAAAAGAGTATCTTAGGTATAAAAAATGACGGTACCGCGCCAGATGATTCTCTTTACGACGAGTTGGACGAATATTTCAAATTGGCTCCTTCGGGCTTGGAAAGGTGTTATTCGTTCGTGAACGATAAAGTGGTGACGGATTTGAAGGGTGATATAGACCCCCATTTAGATGTTATCCTTTTGGTTATGTAATGTAATATTGCATATGTTAGAAGTAAAGTGGTTAAATATATTACATCAATGAATTGTAAACAGGTTAATGATATTGCAGTTGTAAAAAGATTAAAGATATTGTTGTCGTttcttatttctcgttttttttgTCTACTGGCGACTTGAAGTTTGAGATATGTCGAATGTATTTAGGCGATCGGAATATGTTGAAAATGTGTCAACTTCGGAAAGAAAAGAGGAGGAGGAGAGTGAAACCGTACGTGGTGGTGATTCGGCGGTTTCGAATAGTGCACTGATATCGGAATTGGATAGTGAATTGCCAGAGATTGTACGCGATTCACTCGATTATATCGAAGATCGTTTATATACTGGACGCTGAAATAATGGTTTCATTCGACTTTGTTTCCCTATTTCCAGCCATCCCAGTCCAGAAAGCCTGTGCTTATATCCATAACAAATTAGAGGATGATGATACTTTACAGTCTAGAACCAACCTCGTTACTGATGATGTTATCTCGCTGTAATTTGTTCTTTTTAACAGTTTTTCGTCTATAAAGATTGTTTCTACAAACAAATACATGGTTGTGCCATGGGAAGCCCGGTTAGTCCTGTCGTCGCCAACCTTTGTATGGAGGCTATCGAAGAATCAGCCATATTGTCCATGAGAGTTCCCCCCAAAACCTGGAAAAGATATGTTGATGACAGTTTTGTCAGAAAGATTGCGTATCTGAATTCCACGACAAATTAAACTCTATAGACCCCATGATTTCCTTTACTTTGGAAAAAGAGAGCAATCAACAAATCTCCTTTCTAGATACCCTAGTCTCCAGGAAGAATGGTTTCATCGTCATTGATGTCTTTCGTAAACCAACGCACACAGACAGATATTTGGACTTAATTCCCATCAtgaaaagaaacacaaaataaaTACTGCATCTACCCTCCTAAACCGTGCTTGTAATCTATCGAATATTTTGGAAGGGAAATCGTCACTAATGCCCTTCTTGCCAACGGGTATCCACCTGCCGTCATCTCTAAcctattaaaaaagaaaaaaccctcCCCGGAACTTATTCCTTCACCAGAAGGATTGGTGGGTTTGTTTGTCAATCTGATTGAAAATAAATCCACCGCTATGGCCTGACTTCCTTATGTTCGTGGTGTCACAGAACCCCTCACACATCTTCTTCGAAAGAATGAAATTAACGTTGTTACTAGACCTCAAaagactttacaacaagaattcccATCCCCCAAGTTTAGGCCTCCTGTTGAACTTCAGACTAATGTGGTGTATCAAATCCCTTGCACTGATTGTTCCTGGAGCTACATTGGTGAAACTGGAAAGTGTTTTTCAATGAGGAAAAAGGAGCACATTTCTAAtgtaaaactatgtaaactggCTCTAATATTGCAGCTCACGCCTGGCGTAACAATCACTCTATTGATTTCAACAATGCCAGAGTAATTGACAAGGGAAACTTCCAAATCCGAAAAACTTTGGAATCTTGACACACCGCAAACACTAATGAAGCCGACCATAACGCCAAGCCTTTGCCAAAACAATACCCTATTCTTTTAGATTGGCGCATTTTTCCCTTTTACcgttttacaattttttcacgCTTCCAttctgtatacatgtatatttccaTCTCGTGCATTtacatttcagtttttaaaggctttagtctggaagccgaaagcttacgttttttattttaaaaaaatataacgAGAGGACgctttttttcatgaatatgtCTCCAAAACCTGGTTACTcttctatttttagaaatatttctctttgaaacgttcagtttaaTTTGTAGCTTGCTGCATTCGCTATTAAGCgtggtgcgagtcaacaattgaAAAAAGTGATTGcggagagggagagagagagagaggaaaaaaaaagttattttccaggtaagggtcggtccgtatagcgaaaaccTGTGACTTCGGTCTTGAAAAAACTGCCCTCGGCCTGCAGCCttgggcagcattttcaagaccctggtcacagtttttcgctatacgggcCTCCCAGCTGGCATATAACATTTAtttcaggaacccatgacccgaaGCCTagagctcccatactgggcctatgtaacggcatttttacagaccgatctatttttagactatcttttccgggaaaaacaaaggcagttccggttcggtgaccctatgacgtcagcttaatttcttgtaattggtcagcGGGCTCCTGTGAGAGTCtcagcgggaaattcaatctaaaaataaatcggtctgtgaaaacgtgGTGCTTCCTTTTGCTGCttatttaaatcattttcttcgctttcgTCTAGAGAAAAAATTATTGGCTAAGTGGTGAATTCTACGGTTAATTTGACGCGAAAAACCTATATCGCATGAATAAccaagcgatgagtgcgatatcggtttttcaagtttattgtggaattcaccagttaggcaatgaatttttcttgaatcgcatgagttttaaaagaaaacaaacaaattgtcagcaagcgaacgaaaaaagaaaaataagccatttcagagtcaactgtcaaaagtaGAAATCGGCTTCCTGTAAAATACGCAACGCAACGCTCTCAATATGCACAAAATACACAATATATCCCGATGTCAAtctgaaaaatacaaaatatacacggcaaaagaaaaaacctcATGGCTAAAACAAAACCTCACAGCAAAAGCAATTACTTCACGCCAGAATCAAAAACCTTACTAGTCAGAGAGCAAATATAGGGTCTCGTGGAAAGTTTGTGCTGAAAGCAAACCACTGGTCTAGAAATGTTCACTGGGACCTTGTGGGCATGAAACGTTTTGGTGGCAACTTTGCAACTTGTTGAGAGatggggtgcttaccatttagccaataatccggatggaatgatcgttgcataaagatAAGCGATTTCCcaaatttaatgaccaaccggatgagaatgacGCTTAACATTTTTCTACTCGGCATTCCATCCCAcatatttactcgatcttgtgagaaagggcctggaaacggaacaattttcgcaaatggtaaggaaatttcccgaattccattctgaacggaaaaagaggactacctccaCAATTTCCACAATTTCTGAAAAGATCTTttggaaaattgcctttccatttgacctcaaaccgaaatttccggattttttgacAGTAGTACTATTCGCTCATATAACTCGGTTTTGAAAGgagtgttctgattggttaatcgAAAAAATTAATGAGATGCATCGCGTTGTGATTGGTGGGAAAAATGACGTCATAGTGTGCGCCCTTATCATGTGCACAGTTAGGTGGATAGTAGGAGGTTTGTGAAGACCTTTTGGGGCCAATGCGATGAGGTTATGACGTCAtggaatccaagatggcggacgggTCGGGGGGTTGGGTGACCTTACAAGCGGGAACGTGTGAGTGGCCAAGTGCCGAACCTCGTCCCTAAAGCAAAGTGTTAGAGTTCTGTTAAGTGATGTAGGAGGTCCAGATCCTCAGGGGTCAAGCGTTCGTAGCCGTACGGGTAcaatattgtgcaaaagtaatgagagcgagaTGCGCGAATTCCGTTCTTTGTCCCTGCGAactttcgacgaaatttcgctcgaaaGTTCGAGAGCCGTTTCGCGATGTTTCCGGCGCCATTTCGCTAAAACAgagagagaaaattcgccgcattttcgagaccagTGCGAAAATTCTCAACCAAAAGCGTAATTTTGCTTGTTGTACGTGAAATTTCGTACTGTGGTTTGCAAAGGACATCAATCGGCCATTtagctttgtaaacaactgcggtCACTTCAGCGATTAATCTGTGTCAGTTTCACTTCTCTACAATATTCGCCCTTTGTAATGTGTTTTTATCCATCTTTCTCGGCAGAGAAGACTCGACAAAACATATACAATTTCATTCCTTTGGTCGTGAGAACAATCTGTTGTCAACAACGCGAAGCCTGTAACTAACGAGCCGGCGAGTATTATCTTGTAGCGtcacaacaataaaaattgttCCCAAGTGTATCACACCAGAAGTGTTTATTGCCATGACGAAAGAAGTTAAATTttagatagatagttttattaaGGGAATTGATGCACCTTCATGTATTATTATACGTATCAAAAGCTTACTTACTTTTTTTTAGGAAACCTTTCAATTTTTTAGCAGGCGCTGGCAAGTCACCCTAGTAAAAACAACATCTATGGTCTCTTTCCATTCGATGCGATGAAAGACTAAATACATTGCTTAAACACCTTATGTACCCCTAgctttttgttgttattttttgcaCTAAGGAAGAGCCCTGTTCGATACCTCTCGATTTTCAATCCACACACGTGcaagttgtttctttttttgacaCGACAACACATCCGGTTGTTTCTAAATTTGGTGTGCTATAGAAATATGAACCAATTATGTGCCGAGTTTCAACCTGTACGCTTAAATGAGTCATATACAACCGCCTCATCgaagagaaaaggaaaggaactcgTAATATGAAAGTATCTACTCGTTCTAGCGCTGTAGTACTAGATTGTGGACAGTGTAAATCAAGTCAA
The Montipora capricornis isolate CH-2021 chromosome 10, ASM3666992v2, whole genome shotgun sequence genome window above contains:
- the LOC138020668 gene encoding uncharacterized protein produces the protein MEKMLEKEGEFVYYDFKTRTDIGVDGSKYYTPNCCVLQFATPKENGKHRHITFMGDDCVEKLIDYLFFGKKSLLDEKTPYKFVAHNAGGFDGHILLCGYLKQTWIKPNIIFDSTRIKQLKISRTFTETFDVETVKGYFPHEFNVSENWDYVGVIPIKNIFCKKTLKLAISSRGTKDNALKVPCGIVKKMFKKIVRQMCHYFVKVSKNFGRSRKRKKCQRVFDTKSNKFKVDGYYEGGANEPPTTIEFNGCLWHGCDECYSPDTHSPFSDNNVRDLYLQQKQKEYLLSKSGCIVESIWECEWKRVRKEDDIKRVPDELRTQGVIVTSGDDNEIGCGSSGIVPRDALYDGRTENTSIYQSVKKTRFGSRIRYYDIRSLYPDVMQNGEYPVGFPEVKRRDFDYSKNAYFGLMKVKMILPKKLFHPVLPYRVKRKNETK